One region of Ictalurus punctatus breed USDA103 chromosome 6, Coco_2.0, whole genome shotgun sequence genomic DNA includes:
- the prkra gene encoding interferon-inducible double-stranded RNA-dependent protein kinase activator A homolog, giving the protein MTETDLGLACQHVLLDKTPVQLLHEYGTKTGNVPFYMMERADGEAHQPLFIFSLTIGDITCTGQGPSKKAAKQEAAMVALKILELDVEKCPPNQRIENNDCGGEANDQPNPVGILQELAMQRSWRLPEYIVCSEAGPDHKKEFTVICRLETLSEKGTGSSKKNARRVAAEKMLEKLHCLSGSTEITWNPKPHVYLESFRNSESEKILLLRRNPLSIPNMDYVQMMLELSQEQGFEVTYFDIDELTVNGQYQCLAELSTMPVTVCHGTGISCSNAHNDAAHNALQYIKIMASTK; this is encoded by the exons ATGACTGAAACTGA CTTGGGTCTGGCATGCCAACATGTCCTTCTTGACAAAACGCCAGTTCAGCTGCTTCACGAATATGGCACTAAAACTGGCAATGTGCCTTTTTACATGATGGAGAGAGCAGATGGAGAAGCCCACCAACCGCTCTTCATCTTTAGTCTTACCATTGGAGACATCACCTGTACAG gcCAGGGTCCCTCTAAAAAAGCCGCCAAACAAGAGGCTGCAATGGTGGCTCTGAAAATACTGGAGTTAGACGTTGAAAAATG CCCTCCAAATCAAAGGATTGAAAATAATGACTGTGGTGGTGAAGCAAACGACCAGCCTAATCCAGTAGGAATACTGCAG GAGCTTGCGATGCAGAGGTCATGGCGTCTCCCAGAATACATAGTATGTTCAGAAGCAGGTCCGGATCATAAGAAAGAGTTTACAGTAATTTGCCGGTTGGAGACACTCTCAGAAAAAG GTACCGGGAGCTCTAAAAAGAATGCCAGAAGAGTAGCAGCAGAAAAGATGTTGGAAAAACTACATTGTCTCTCAGGGTCTACTGAGATTACATGG AATCCAAAACCACATGTATACTTGGAGAGTTTCAGGAACTCTGAGTCGGAGAAGATTTTGTTACTGAGGAGGAATCCTCTCAGTATTCCCAACATGGACTATGTACAGATGATGCTGGAGTTATCGCAGGAGCAGGGCTTTGAGGTCACATATTTTGACATAG ATGAACTTACAGTAAATGGGCAGTACCAGTGTTTGGCTGAGCTGTCCACCATGCCAGTTACAGTATGTCATGGTACAGGAATCTCCTGCAGTAATGCACACAATGATGCAGCTCACAATGCTCTGCAATACATTAAGATCATGGCCAGCACCAAGTAA